One Brassica napus cultivar Da-Ae chromosome C4, Da-Ae, whole genome shotgun sequence genomic region harbors:
- the LOC106359345 gene encoding F-box/kelch-repeat protein At4g38940, protein MVSKTKAEDDKSSEPPSSLIIPSLPEDIIIDILARSSRFDYPKLSLVSKHFRSLVASPDLHARRSLLACTEHCLYVALFDINNSSLYHWYILCRKANGSHYLLCAPSTLPFMYYPDCSVAVGSMIYVFGGVTNMTTNAFSMDCRSHTVETLPSIPIPLVCKFAGFIDGKIYVIGHCYHDNKKNLMVVFDIETQKWEIKPEMEAGFRARDANLVMADKIYRTDYCSRSYVYKPVESRWEKDYMLIYCPHWVKNACVVDDVLLYQDREMNTLKAYDPNMRYWRVVEGLKNLLAEASGSQWLRIVNYGGNMALVFRRTSKIWCAEISLERRQGGEIWGKVEWCDHVLTGNFGTRKCLAVKV, encoded by the coding sequence ATGGTTTCCAAAACAAAGGCAGAGGATGATAAATCCTCAGAACCACCCTCGTCTCTGATTATTCCTTCACTTCCTGAAGATATCATCATTGACATCTTAGCGCGTTCATCAAGATTCGACTATCCAAAACTCTCCCTTGTTTCCAAACACTTTCGATCACTCGTTGCTTCGCCTGATCTACACGCAAGAAGATCCTTGTTGGCCTGCACGGAGCACTGTCTCTACGTTGCCCTCTTTGACATAAACAACTCTTCTCTTTACCATTGGTATATCCTCTGCCGTAAAGCCAACGGCAGTCACTACTTGCTCTGTGCCCCCTCGACGCTTCCCTTTATGTATTACCCTGACTGCTCTGTGGCAGTGGGTTCTATGATATATGTTTTTGGCGGGGTTACAAATATGACGACAAATGCGTTTAGCATGGATTGTAGATCCCACACGGTGGAAACCCTCCCAAGCATTCCTATTCCTTTGGTTTGTAAATTCGCTGGCTTCATCGACGGGAAAATATATGTTATTGGACATTGCTATCATGACAACAAAAAGAATCTGATGGTTGTGTTTGATATAGAAACACAAAAGTGGGAGATTAAGCCAGAGATGGAGGCAGGTTTCAGAGCAAGGGATGCTAATCTGGTGATGGCTGATAAAATATACAGAACGGATTATTGTAGTAGAAGCTATGTGTACAAGCCAGTGGAAAGTAGATGGGAAAAAGACTATATGCTGATTTATTGTCCGCATTGGGTGAAGAATGCATGTGTGGTTGATGATGTATTGCTCTACCAGGATAGGGAAATGAACACCTTAAAAGCGTATGATCCAAATATGAGGTATTGGCGAGTGGTGGAAGGCTTGAAAAATTTGTTGGCGGAGGCATCAGGTTCACAGTGGTTACGTATTGTGAATTACGGTGGGAATATGGCTTTGGTTTTCAGAAGAACAAGTAAGATTTGGTGTGCGGAGATTTCGCTGGAAAGACGTCAAGGAGGGGAGATTTGGGGTAAAGTTGAGTGGTGTGATCATGTTTTGACTGGAAATTTTGGAACTAGGAAATGTCTAGCTGTTAAGGTTTGA
- the LOC106442649 gene encoding actin-related protein 2/3 complex subunit 1A isoform X1 yields the protein MAVVDVHRFAESITCHAWSPDLSMVALCPNNNEVHIYKSSQDQWERLHVLEKHDQIVSGIDWSSKSNKIVTVSHDRNSYVWSLEGGEWVPTLVILRLNRAALCVQWSPKENKFAVGSGAKTVCICYYEQENNWWVSKLIRKRHESSVTSVAWHPNNILLATTSTDGKCRVFSTFIKGVDTKDPKAGSPAESKFGEQILQLDLSYSWTFGVKWSPSGNTLAYVGHSSMIYFVDDVGPSPLAQSVAFRDLPLRDVLFISEKMVIGVGYDSNPMVFAADDTGIWSFIRYIGEKKAESSGASYSSQFSEAFTKFYGQSKATTANEASESSKSRGGVHDNCINAIVSLSKAGSPKVMRFSTSGLDGKIAIWDLENMEEELGHQF from the exons ATGGCAGTGGTGGATGTTCACCGGTTCGCAGAGTCAATCACTTGCCATGCTTGGAGTCCTGATCTCTCCA TGGTTGCACTTTGTCCTAACAACAATGAAGTTCATATCTATAAATCATCACAAGACCAGTGGGAGAGGTTACATGTCCTCGAAAAG CATGACCAAATTGTTTCTGGGATTGATTGGAGCTCAAAGTCCAACAAAATCGTCACTGTTTCCCATGACAGGAACTC GTATGTGTGGAGCCTGGAAGGAGGTGAATGGGTACCAACTCTTGTTATTCTCAGACTAAATCGTGCTGCACTTTGTGTCCAATGGAGTCCAAAAG AGAACAAGTTTGCTGTTGGAAGTGGTGCTAAAACTGTGTGTATATGCTATTATGAGCAAGAGAATAACTG GTGGGTCAGTAAACTTATCCGGAAACGGCATGAATCTTCAGTCACAAGTGTTGCTTGGCATCCTAATAAT ATTCTTCTGGCAACGACATCTACCGATGGAAAATGTCGGGTATTTTCAACATTCATCAAAGGAGTTGACACAAA GGATCCAAAAGCAGGCTCGCCAGCGGAATCTAAATTTGGGGAG CAAATTCTTCAGCTTGATCTTTCATATTCTTGGACTTTTGGTGTGAAATGGTCTCCAAGTGGAAACACCTTAGCTTATGTAG GTCATAGCTCCATGATTTACTTTGTTGATGACGTTGGTCCTTCTCCTTTAGCCCAAAGCGTTGCATTTAGAGATTTGCCGCTTCGTGAT GTCCTCTTTATTTCTGAGAAAATGGTGATAGGCGTTGGTTATGACAGCAACCCCATGGTATTTGCTGCAGATGATACTGGGATATG GAGCTTTATCAGATACATAGGAGAGAAGAAAGCAGAATCCTCAGGTGCTAGTTATAGTTCGCAG TTTTCTGAAgcatttacaaaattttatggtCAGTCAAAGGCTACAACAGCCAACGAAGCTTCTGAGTCCTCAAAATCACGTGGAGGCGTTCATGATAACTGCATAAA TGCCATTGTATCTCTTAGCAAAGCTGGGAGTCCTAAAGTAATGCGATTCAGCACTTCAG GATTGGATGGCAAGATAGCCATATGGGATCTAGAGAACATGGAAGAAGAGCTTGGCCATCAGTTTTAA
- the LOC106442649 gene encoding actin-related protein 2/3 complex subunit 1A isoform X2 translates to MAVVDVHRFAESITCHAWSPDLSMVALCPNNNEVHIYKSSQDQWERLHVLEKHDQIVSGIDWSSKSNKIVTVSHDRNSYVWSLEGGEWVPTLVILRLNRAALCVQWSPKENKFAVGSGAKTVCICYYEQENNWWVSKLIRKRHESSVTSVAWHPNNILLATTSTDGKCRVFSTFIKGVDTKDPKAGSPAESKFGEVLFISEKMVIGVGYDSNPMVFAADDTGIWSFIRYIGEKKAESSGASYSSQFSEAFTKFYGQSKATTANEASESSKSRGGVHDNCINAIVSLSKAGSPKVMRFSTSGLDGKIAIWDLENMEEELGHQF, encoded by the exons ATGGCAGTGGTGGATGTTCACCGGTTCGCAGAGTCAATCACTTGCCATGCTTGGAGTCCTGATCTCTCCA TGGTTGCACTTTGTCCTAACAACAATGAAGTTCATATCTATAAATCATCACAAGACCAGTGGGAGAGGTTACATGTCCTCGAAAAG CATGACCAAATTGTTTCTGGGATTGATTGGAGCTCAAAGTCCAACAAAATCGTCACTGTTTCCCATGACAGGAACTC GTATGTGTGGAGCCTGGAAGGAGGTGAATGGGTACCAACTCTTGTTATTCTCAGACTAAATCGTGCTGCACTTTGTGTCCAATGGAGTCCAAAAG AGAACAAGTTTGCTGTTGGAAGTGGTGCTAAAACTGTGTGTATATGCTATTATGAGCAAGAGAATAACTG GTGGGTCAGTAAACTTATCCGGAAACGGCATGAATCTTCAGTCACAAGTGTTGCTTGGCATCCTAATAAT ATTCTTCTGGCAACGACATCTACCGATGGAAAATGTCGGGTATTTTCAACATTCATCAAAGGAGTTGACACAAA GGATCCAAAAGCAGGCTCGCCAGCGGAATCTAAATTTGGGGAG GTCCTCTTTATTTCTGAGAAAATGGTGATAGGCGTTGGTTATGACAGCAACCCCATGGTATTTGCTGCAGATGATACTGGGATATG GAGCTTTATCAGATACATAGGAGAGAAGAAAGCAGAATCCTCAGGTGCTAGTTATAGTTCGCAG TTTTCTGAAgcatttacaaaattttatggtCAGTCAAAGGCTACAACAGCCAACGAAGCTTCTGAGTCCTCAAAATCACGTGGAGGCGTTCATGATAACTGCATAAA TGCCATTGTATCTCTTAGCAAAGCTGGGAGTCCTAAAGTAATGCGATTCAGCACTTCAG GATTGGATGGCAAGATAGCCATATGGGATCTAGAGAACATGGAAGAAGAGCTTGGCCATCAGTTTTAA
- the LOC125585816 gene encoding uncharacterized protein LOC125585816 — MILKINWWRVISRVYDPRYRPYCTSLISEARQRALLMEQQSRSNTSQWTNNSRPRTTATNDDTKTATDRDTTTPRNNNRPADTTAAKARPARPNALRCFTCGERGHIQTACPQERRGLLASDKEIIGEPIYDDEEEQIENVEEEQVTGDTGTFLMLRQNCLAPKTSEAWQRTSLFSSTCTVKGKICRFVIDSGCSANVVSEEAVRKLALTAEAHPHPYRLLWMQTGAEVYVSKRTQVPLSIGSFYKETLYCDIAPMDVSHIILGRPWQYDREVLHNGKLNTHSFMFEGRKITLLPSPEDELRTACPIFALIAADVKIATTNVVPRDFETIITDFHDLFPEDLPAGLPPLRDIQHHVELVPNAVLPNRAHFRMSPEEHEELRRQVEELLLKGYVRESLSPCAVPALLIPKKDKTWRMCVDSRAINKITTRYRFPIPGLDDLLDQIGKATIFTKLDLKSGYHQIRIRPGDEWKTAFKTREGLFEWLVMPFGLSNAPSTFMRIMNQALRPFIGRFVVVYFDDILIFSNSLNEHLLHLRDVLLVLRREKLYIAKHKCEFGVSEVLFLGYVVSAAGLRVDP; from the exons ATGATTCTGAAGATCAATTGGTGGCGCGTTATATCGCGGGTTTACGATCCCAGATACAGACCATACTGCACCAGTTTGATCTCCGAAGCTCGTCAAAGAGCCCTCCTCATGGAACAACAGTCACGATCAAACACTAGTCAATGGACAAACAACTCTCGTCCTCGCACCACAGCGACAAACGATGACACCAAGACAGCAACAGATCGCGACACTACTACCCCGCGCAACAACAATCGACCGGCCGACACAACAGCAGCAAAGGCACGCCCAGCACGGCCGAATGCTCTTCGGTGTTTTACATGTGGGGAACGTGGCCATATACAGACAGCATGTCCTCAGGAACGTCGCGGGTTACTTGCTTCTGATAAAGAGATTATAGGAGAACCAATTTATGATGACGAAGAAGAACAGATAGAGAATGTCGAAGAAGAGCAAGTCACGGGTGATACCGGAACGTTTCTAATGCTCCGTCAAAACTGTTTAGCTCCAAAAACCAGTGAAGCCTGGCAGCGTACTTCGCTATTCAGTTCTACTTGCACGGTGAAAGGGAAAATATGTCGTTTTGTGATCGACTCAGGTTGCTCCGCCAACGTCGTATCAGAGGAAGCCGTGCGTAAGCTAGCACTCACAGCCGAAGCACACCCGCACCCATACCGTCTCTTATGGATGCAAACAGGAGCAGAAGTCTACGTTTCTAAACGCACTCAAGTGCCCCTATCCATTGGATCCTTCTACAAAGAAACATTATACTGCGATATAGCTCCGATGGATGTGTCTCATATCATTCTCGGTCGTCCTTGGCAATATGATCGGGAAGTACTCCACAATGGCAAACTTAACACACATTCGTTTATGTTTGAAGGGCGCAAGATCACTTTGCTCCCTTCACCCGAG GACGAGCTGCGTACTGCTTGTCCAATTTTTGCGTTGATCGCTGCCGATGTGAAAATTGCAACGACTAATGTCGTCCCGCGCGATtttgaaacaatcatcaccGACTTCCATGATCTATTTCCAGAGGATTTACCCGCCGGATTACCTCCTCTAAGAGACATACAGCACCACGTTGAGCTTGTCCCTAATGCCGTCTTACCTAATCGGGCACATTTTCGTATGAGTCCCGAAGAGCACGAAGAGTTACGACGTCAAGTAGAGGAACTATTACTTAAAGGTTACGTGCGTGAAAGTCTCAGCCCCTGTGCCGTCCCAGCACTATTAATCCCAAAGAAGGACAAAACGTGGCGTATGTGCGTCGACAGTCGGGCAATCAATAAGATCACAACACGTTACCGGTTTCCTATACCTGGTTTGGATGATCTGCTAGATCAGATAGGAAAAGCCACTATTTTCACTAAATTGGATCTGAAAAGTGGCTATCATCAGATTCGAATCCGCCCAGGGGATGAATGGAAAACAGCTTTCAAGACGCGCGAAGGGTTGTTCGAATGGCTCGTTATGCCTTTCGGGTTATCCAATGCTCCTAGCACATTCATGCGAATCATGAATCAAGCGCTGCGACCGTTTATTGGAAGATTTGTTGTGGTTTATTTTGACGACATTCTCATATTTAGCAATTCTCTTAACGAGCATCTGCTGCACTTACGGGATGTCTTACTAGTCCTTCGCCGGGAAAAGCTTTACATCGCCAAACACAAATGTGAGTTTGGCGTTTCCGAAGTTTTGTTTCTTGGCTACGTAGTGTCTGCTGCAGGCCTCCGCGTGGACCCTTAG